One stretch of Wolbachia endosymbiont of Armadillidium arcangelii DNA includes these proteins:
- the purM gene encoding phosphoribosylformylglycinamidine cyclo-ligase: MSTYAKSGIDLKLYNELIKKVKPIIEKTKGEEVISEVGSFSALFDFSTLSKKYDHPVLVSSTDGVGTKLLIAQEVNKHDTIGIDLVAMCVNDLLAQGATPLFFLDYFATGVLSKDVLVSVIQSIAKGCKQAKIALVGGETAEMPGMYGNNHYDLAGFVVGVVDKSKILPKCDAMKEGDYIVGLESNGIHSNGFSLVRHIFKSLGINYNDISPWNNKSWGEILLEPTKIYVDSLLPIVSKIKGIAHITGGGLIDNIPRILPKNLFANIDINSWKWPDIFLWLEEKGKIEKREMLKTFNCGIGMVLIVDPENVKDVESHFQKRGEKIEIIGKLDEACNPLSDRVVFS, translated from the coding sequence ATGAGTACTTATGCTAAATCGGGAATAGATCTAAAACTATATAATGAGCTGATAAAAAAAGTTAAACCTATTATTGAAAAGACTAAAGGAGAAGAAGTAATTAGCGAAGTAGGGTCATTTTCTGCATTGTTTGATTTTTCTACGCTGAGTAAGAAGTACGACCATCCAGTGCTCGTTTCCTCAACTGATGGAGTGGGAACAAAATTGTTAATAGCTCAAGAAGTGAATAAGCATGATACTATAGGTATAGATTTAGTTGCAATGTGTGTAAATGACTTACTTGCACAAGGAGCAACGCCTTTATTTTTTCTTGATTACTTTGCAACAGGCGTTTTGAGCAAAGACGTTTTAGTATCTGTGATCCAAAGCATTGCAAAGGGGTGCAAGCAAGCTAAAATAGCATTGGTTGGTGGAGAAACTGCGGAAATGCCTGGAATGTATGGTAATAATCACTATGACCTTGCAGGATTTGTAGTTGGTGTAGTTGATAAAAGCAAAATTCTTCCAAAATGTGATGCTATGAAGGAAGGTGACTATATAGTCGGCTTAGAGTCAAATGGAATTCATTCAAATGGATTTTCTTTGGTGCGCCATATTTTCAAAAGCTTAGGTATAAATTATAATGATATATCTCCATGGAATAATAAATCTTGGGGTGAAATACTACTTGAACCAACAAAGATATATGTTGATTCTTTGTTGCCTATCGTGTCAAAAATAAAAGGCATTGCACACATCACAGGTGGCGGATTAATAGATAATATTCCGCGGATTCTTCCAAAAAACTTATTTGCAAACATAGACATTAACTCCTGGAAGTGGCCAGATATATTTTTATGGCTGGAAGAAAAAGGCAAAATAGAAAAGAGAGAAATGTTAAAAACATTTAATTGTGGTATTGGTATGGTGCTGATTGTAGATCCCGAAAATGTTAAGGATGTGGAAAGCCATTTCCAAAAGCGTGGAGAAAAAATTGAAATTATTGGAAAACTTGATGAAGCATGTAATCCTCTATCTGATAGAGTGGTATTTAGTTAA
- a CDS encoding histidine phosphotransferase family protein: MSECPTEDLIERINKIISNMVITIVSAVAQIELVSILLAKTEDKTLLTIKVENEHRSISTSLVSKLTKKNDIPLDTKNISIYMTSLLLEHYNTKINCTCESNSLNIGLTIT; this comes from the coding sequence ATAAGTGAATGCCCTACAGAAGACTTAATTGAAAGAATAAATAAGATAATCTCCAATATGGTGATAACTATAGTCAGTGCAGTGGCACAAATTGAATTAGTGTCTATTTTGCTGGCTAAAACAGAAGATAAAACACTACTAACTATAAAAGTAGAAAATGAACATAGATCAATAAGCACATCATTAGTAAGCAAGTTAACAAAAAAAAATGATATTCCTTTGGACACAAAAAACATTAGTATCTATATGACTTCTTTACTGTTAGAGCATTATAACACTAAAATCAATTGTACTTGCGAAAGTAATTCGCTGAATATAGGCTTAACTATAACTTAA
- a CDS encoding integrase core domain-containing protein: MCLVEWKIKFRPIKPFSPHLNGKVERAQRTDLDEFYSSVNIKDPELQIKLRGWEEYYNKQRSHSTLQGKTPWQRTRKYNSLFK; this comes from the coding sequence ATGTGCTTAGTAGAATGGAAAATTAAATTTCGTCCTATTAAGCCGTTTTCTCCACATTTAAATGGCAAAGTGGAAAGAGCACAGCGTACAGATTTAGATGAATTTTATAGTAGCGTTAACATCAAGGATCCTGAACTGCAAATTAAACTTAGAGGTTGGGAAGAATATTATAATAAACAACGTTCTCATAGTACTCTTCAAGGAAAAACTCCATGGCAAAGAACTAGAAAGTACAATTCCTTGTTTAAGTGA